TACTTTCTCACAACAAGATTCCAGTTCCTAAAACATATCTGGTTAAAACAAAAAAAGGAATAAAAAACATTGCCTCAAAAATAATTTTTCCGGTTATGGTAAAGCTTATGAACGGCTCGGGCGGTATTGGCGTGATGTATGTTGAAAATGAGGAAGCAATGGAATCAATAATCGAGTCGATGAATCTCTTAAAGCAGGAGGCGCTTGTTCAGGAATACATTGAAAACCCCGGCGAAGACATAAGAGTACTTGTTGCCGGCGGCGAGGTTCTCGGGGCTATGAAGCGCATTGCAGCTCCTGGAGAAAAAAGGGCAAACATAAAAGCCGGCGGCCACGGGATAAAATATCTGCCGACAAGTGAAATTTCCGAGATTTCTTTTAAGTCCGCAGAAGCTATTGAAGCAAAGATATGCGCGGTTGATATTGTTGAAGGAACGAACGGCGCGGGGCCGAAAGTCATAGAAGTCAATATTAATCCGGGCATCCGTGGTTTAACCGCGGCGACCGGAACAAATATTGCGAAGAAGATTGTGGAGTATGCTTATATGGAGTGCAGGAAGTAATTTTACTCTTTTCGCTTAATGTATAAATGAATGGCGAAAAATCCGTTCGTTGCGCTTATGCGCAACTCTCAGCTTTTCAAGCTTCGCTTGAAAATCCGTTCGCGACGCCTTAGGAACCATTATGCGCGTCGCTATCGGCTTGCCAACCCAAAGCGGTTGGTGTATGGTTGTCAATGGCGAAGGCGGGGATTGAACCCGCGACCTCGAGGTTATGAATCTCGCGCTCTAAGCCAACTGAGCTACCTCGCCAAAAAAGACGAGCCTTCAGGCACGAACGCGCAGATATAGAAATTGCTTATTCGTTTGCGTGAATCGGCACTTTCTATCTTTTCAGTTTGAAATCAAACTGAAAATGCGTACTGAAGACTCTAAATATTTGTTAATGGTCGAGGGGAGATTTTCGCCAGCTCTAGGTAATTCCGCCCTCGGCTTTAGCCGAGGTCGGTTTTTCTTTCTTCTTTACCCAGATTTGTTTCTTCTTTCTTTTTTAAAGAAAGAAGAAAAACTGGATTTGAACTCCCGACCCCCACGTTATCAGCGTGGTGCTCTAACCAGCTGAGCCACCCGACCAGTTTATAACTAACTTCATATTCTTGCAAGAGTTTTATAAATGTGACGGGCGCGCCTATAACATCAACATATGGCGTTTAGCGACAGTTTGGTGATTAAAACGGATGGGTTTATAAATTTTTGATTATGTTCATTTCGCATGGAATTTAAAGATTGGCTCAAGGTTTCTGAGGGTGATATTGCCGACATAGTGGCGGGTTATGATTTGTCGAATGTTCGTATAGGCGCAATAGGAAGTCATTCTGCTCTGGATGTTTCAGATGGCGTTCAGCAGCACAATAAGTACCAAAGGCAACAGGCAGGCCTTTGGAAAGAGCTCCTGCATAAACTCAACTTAAAAAAGCGCGATGATTTCAAGAGCATCGTGTTGTGCAAAAAAGGTAGAGAAAAAACCTATGACGTTTACAACAAAGTTCGCGAAAGAGATGGAGAACAAATAGGATGTGTTGACGAAACAATAATAGTCAATGATTGGGCGGATGCATTAAAACCGGAATATACAGAAGTCTTACGCAAGAAGAACACGCTTTTTGTTCCGAGCAGATCCACAGTCGTCTATTGGGGTTATCCTGCAATTGGAAATTATTTTGTTCCCTTTATCGGCGAACGAGGGCTCTTGCAAATTGAAGAGCGAAGCGGAAACTTTTGCATGGAAAAAAATCAGGATTACCTTGTAGAAAAGGCAGGTATTCCCCACTCAAAGAAATTCAAAAAAATTGAAGATGCGGATATTGAAGTTCTTGTAAAGGTAACAAAGGGTATCGGTAATAGACATTTTGAAAGAAGATTTCAGCGTATTAATCCTTTGGATGGAGATCCAAAAGAGATTTATGAGCAAAAATGTGCGGACTATATTAATAATACTTTAAGGGAGTATGAAAAAGAAATTAAGCGACCGCTTCGCGTTGATGATGGAGAGGAGGCTCAGTTAAGGCAGCAGCTTGATGCACATTTTAGGGGCGCAAAATTTGAAGAGTATATTCCCGGTGATTCCGGAGTTAACCTTAACATGTTCTATTCTCCAATGAAGGAGGAGCTTGAGCTTTTGGGAATCGATTGCAGAGGACAATTTCCTAATGGAGAAGAGATGGTGCACTTTCCTGCAAGTTTGCGTGAATCCCTATTGGGGAAGGCATACGAGATGGGTGAGAAGTTTCTTGACATAACAAAACGGGAATTTGGAAGAAAGCTAAAATGCTCCTTTGCTTTGCAGTGCCTTGGCGATGAACTTGAAAATCTCAAAGTTGTTGATGTGAGCGGAAGAATTCCGGGGTCTCCGGATTCGCCATATAGCCCGAATTCCAGATATTTATTCAGACGGCCTGTTTCTTTTGGAGAGCGGACTGCAATGGAAGTGGGATATGCTCTTAAGCAAGACAGGCTTCTTGAGATTCTGAGTTAAGGGCTGCAAATACATTATTTATACTTTCAGCCCTCATAAAATAAACATATGGCGCCCAGTTCTCGCATAAAAACCGTCCAAACCATCTGCCCATACTGCGGATGCGGCTGCAAGCTCAACTACGTCGTTCAGGCAGGTAAAATCGTAAAGGCAGAGCCTATAAAAGACGACCCTGCAAGCCAGGGCAGGCCGTGCATAAAAGGCCTTACTTCTTTTGAGCCATTGACAGTCGAGCGCCTGAAATACCCGATGATGCGTCGCCGAAAAGACGGTCCGCTGCGCAAAACAACATGGGCTGCTGCATTCAAATATATAAAGGAAAAGACAAAAAATCTCAAAAGCAGAGATATTCTTTTCACAGGCTCCGGCGAATACACAAACGAAGACAATTACATTATGCAGAAATTCGCGCGTGTGGTTTTTAAAACAAACAACATCGACTGCTGTGCAAGGCTTTGCCACGCTTCAACTGTTAAGGCGATGCAGGGCACATACGGCATCGGGGCAATGTCTTCATTCATGGATGATGTGCTTGGTGCAGACGTCATTCTTGCTGTTGGAACAAATCCGGCGCATAACTATCCTGTTTTTTTCAACAGGATTCTTGATGCAAAGAAAAAAGGCGCTAAATTAATAACCGTTCATGCAGTTCCTAACGCCACTTCAAAATTCAGCGATATCCACATAAATGTGCCGTACGAATCGCTTACCGCGTTTATTGCAGGGCTTCTTAATGCAGTTTCTATAAAGAGCCAAAGCAAAATTGATGGATTTTTTGGATGCGAAGCAGATAAAAAAGCCGAGAACGAGCGAAGCAAAGTGACAGGATTCGAAGACATGAAAAAAAGCATAAGCTATCTTACTCATAATTATCTTTCAAAGCGTTCTGGCATCGATATGAATTTATTTAATCGCGCCGTTCAAATGATTTCAGAATCAAAAGATTTTGTGGCTCTTCACGGAATGGGGCTTACACAGCATGCGAACGGCACGCAAAATGTCACCGCGCTTCTTAATCTCTGTACGTTAAAAAACGGAAAAACAATTCCTATGCGCGGAAAATGCAATGTTCAGGGTGCTGGAGACATGGGCTGCTGCCCGAATTGGGCGCCGTTTGGCGGCAGCAGAAGCATGGCAAAAGAAGTTTGGGGCATTGATATAGATCAAAAAGAAGGGCTGAAAATAACTGAAGGGCTTGAAAACAATCCTGTTCGCGCTGCATACATTATGGGCATGAATCCGGCGCAGTCAATGCCGAATTTGAACGAGGTCCATACTCAGCTGAAGTCAATGTTTGTTATTTATCAGCACCACCACCCGTCTGAGACAATGAAGTTCGCTGATGTGGTTCTTCCAAGCGCGATGCTGCCTGAAAAAGACGGTACTGTAACGAATGCAGAGCGGCGCGTCCGGCGCGTAAGAAAAGCCATAGAATCCCCTGGGAAAAAACAGGACTGGGAAATTATTTGCGGGCTTGCAAAAGAATTCGGCTACAGTAAGCAGTTCGGCTATAAATCAGCAGATGATATTTTTGGCGAAATCATTCGCGCAGTTCCGGAATACGCCGGCTTGACATGGAAAGGTGTATCTGAGAAAGACAATTGTTTTGCTGACAAGGAGGAGCGATTTAAGAAATTCGTTCCGCTTGAAAAAATTGTGCAGGTTGAGAGCCCGAGAACAAGCGAGTATTCATTCACACTTACAACTACGAGATTGCAATATCATTTCTGCACAGGAGAAGCAACACGAAGAAGCAAGACTATGATGAAGATGCAGCCAAAGCCGGTGTGCAAGATGAATGAATCCGACGCAAAAAAACTTGGCATAAAAACAGGCGACATAATGCTGATAAAATCTGTCGCAGGTGAAATCAAGATCGAGGCAGAAGCTGACGCAACCGTGCCTTCAGGCATGCTTGTTGCGCCATATCATTTTGAAAGCGTTCTCATAAACAAGGTAATCCCTTCGCACAGGCACCTTGATGAAATTACGCAGACGCCGAATTACAAGGCGATAAAGGTGAATGTTGAAAAAATCGGTAAATAAAATACGTGATTCTATGGGCGGCATATTTCGGGCATACGACATACGCGGGGTTTATCCCGGCGAGCTTAATGATGAAATCGCATATAAAGTAGGCAGAGCCTATGCGGTTTTTATGAAAAAAGAGAATGGGATGGATGAGGCCGTAGTGTCTTGCGATTGCAGGCTTTCAAGCCCGGCTTTGAAGAGATTCCTGATTGCAGGGATTCGTGACGGAGGCATAAATGTTCTTGATGTTGGAGATGCGCCGGTTCCGGTCTTTTATTTCACAATTGCAAATCTCGGGAAAGCAGGCGGAATAATGGTTACCGGCTCCCATAATCCGAAAAATTATAACGGCTTGAAGCTTCAGAGAAAGGATGCAAAGCCGATTGTTGCAGAAACAGGAATATCGGAGATTGAGAAGCTTGCAAATGCAGGAAAATTCGAGAAAACATCAGGGAAAACAGTGCATAAAAAAATCGATATGAATCAGGCATATATTGACTACGTATTCAAAAAAATATTCCTCAAGATTCCGCTGAAAATTGTTCTTGACACAGGAAACGGATCGTGCGCGAATATTCCTGAAAAAATATTTAGCAGTCTTGGATGTACCGTAGAGACTCTTTTTCCAACACCTGACGGCAATTTTCCGAATCATCAGCCTGATCCGCACGATGAGAATTCACTTGAAGCATTGAAAAAGCGCGTCATTGAAACAAATGCGGATATGGGTCTTGCGTTTGACGGCGACGGAGACCGAATCGGCCTTGTCGATGAAAAAGGCAATACAATCACAGGTGATTTCATTTTGATGATGCTTGCGCGCCAGGCGCTTGAATCGCGCAAAGGAACAGTTGTGTTTGAGGTGAGGGCATCAAACACCCTGATTGAAGATGTGAAAAGCCGCAAAGGAGCACCGATTATCACGCGTGCAGGGCATAGCTATTTGCTTGATGAGATAATTGCGTCTAACGCAGTTTTTGGCGGCGAGATTACCGGGCATATGTACTTTCCGTATTGCTATTACAATTATGATGACGGCATTTTCGCAGGGCTCAAGCTTGCTGAAATTGTGTCCGAGCTCGCTGCAAAGCACATAAAATTGTCAGAATATGTTGCGGGACTTCCGAGAAACTTTTCGACGCCAGAAATATTCATAGAGTCAACTGATGACACTAAATTCAAGATTGTCGACGAATTGAAAAAATACCTTGAAAAGAATAAATACGATTTTCTTGGCATTGATGGCGCCCGCATAAACTTTAAGCATGGATGGGGACTGGCACGCGCATCAAATACAACGCCGCATATCAAATGCAGATTTGAGGCGGATACAAAAGAGCATCTGGACGAGATTCTTGCAGAAGCCAAATCCATTTTGAAGAAGGTGGGTGTGGAGTTGAAGGTTTGATAAGGATTGCGATACGGACGGCCCAAATACCTAAAATATGGACAAACGATACATTTAAAAAGATACAATTGTATATAAAAATATGCAATTTAGAAACTTCGCCGAGAATCTTCTTGGCTCAAAGGTCAAGGTAAAACTGCTGAAGTACCTTATTTCCGAAGGCGCGATAACAAGCGAGCGCGAAATATCGCGGATTATTGGGGCATCTTCCGGAGCAGTGAATAGGACTCTCAAAGAATTTAGTGACCTTAATCTCATACGCTCGACAAGAATAGGCAATGTAACCGCTTGGCAATTGAATGAAAAAAGCTACGCGTACAGTTACATAACGAATTTTTTTAATAAGCTGAAAAGCCGCGAGGAGCCTATATCTGAACTTGGGCGAGATATTTCTAAAGCTTTAGCTGATACTTCGGGCATAAAAAAGGCAATTTTATTCGGATCAGTAGCTGAGGGCCGGGAGTTGCCTGAGAGCGATATTGATTTATTTATTCTCATAGAAAATGAAAAAAGCCGCGGCGGCATACAATCTGCAATAGGGGCGCTAAACGAGCTTTGCCTGCAAAAATACGGAAATATTTTGAGTCTGTATGTGCTTACGCCAAATGAGGTGAAAGAACAAAAAAAATTCTATGAAAAAATACTGTTGAATGGAATCCGGGTGACGGACAATGAAAACGCGGCAAGTGGATAGGTCAAAGGCAGGCTTTTACCTGCAAAAAGCAGAGGAATGCAAAAACTCAATGGAGCGGGCATTTGAATCTCATGAGTGGAACGCGTGCGTAATCAATGCAATACATGCGGCAATATCATCTGCCGACGCGCTTTGCATTGCAAATCTCGGCGAAAGAAATGCCGGCGAGCGGCACGAAGATGCAGTGGTACTGTTCCATCGCATAGACTCGGGAAGCGAAGATATCAAGCGTAATATAAAGCATCTCTCGGAGCTTTTGAGCATAAAGACCGATGCAGAATACGGCGAGAGGCTGTTTTACGAAAAAGATGCAGAAAGCGCGCGAAAGCATGCTGAAAGATTATTTGTGTTTGTGAAAGGGATTGTGCAGAGATAAATGTGATTCGCGCATCAAACACAACGCCGCATATCAAATGCAGATTTGAGGCGGATACAAAAGAGCATCTGGATGAAATTCTGGCAGAAGTGCGCGGGATTTTGAAGAAAGTTGGAGTGGAGTTGAAGGTTTAATTCAATTTGTTTTTTCTTAAAAATAGAAAAAACGCGGCTAAAAAAATAATTGAAACTATTGTGTATGGATTGGTGGCCATTGTTTGGGTAACCAAACCTACTGATACTGAAGTTGTTTCTTTGTTTATTTCAAATATTAAAAATGCAATCAAAAGTATTGCTGAAACCACTGCAACCTGCGCGCTCTTTTTTTCTCGTTTATTGACTGGTTCGTATATTGTATTTACCATCTTTTCTAAATTATCTTCAACTTCTTGAATATTTGATTTCATTTCGACATTAGTACTTGGCTTGTTTTTACGCATTTCGTTCTTATATATTTCAATGCCTTTTTCAGCTAAAGTTTCCAATTCATTCAACCTATTGTGTGAATCCGGATCTTTCAAAAGTTCATTTATTTTGGAGATTTTCTCTTTTTTGGATAAGTCGTAAGCACTCAAGGCTGCAAGTGCTCCTAATCGATACCCCCAAAGTGATTCGTATGATCCTGTTTCTTCGTTTTTTACAGTATCTTTTAATTTAGCAATTCTTTTTTCATTATCGGGTATTAACACAGCAGTAAATAAAGCATTCATTTTTCCAAACAGATCCGTTTTTCCTGTTTTTCGTTTTTCTACTTCCTTTAAATACTCATATACCCCAGTCTTTTTTAAATGATTTCGGCTTTTTGGAGGTCCATTATCACGATATTGGTGAATGAGATTTACTACTTCTTCTTTTGTCTCATTTGTAAGCAATAATGTAGCAAAATCCGCAATCCCCTCTTGACCTCTTCTAAGCACAGGTTCTTTGGATGCATCGGCTTTTTCAAAATCATGGATTATTTCATGAACTGTTGTTCCTTTTATCGATTTATATGTCTCGTCCATTACCGATTTAACTTTTTTAACCGCGGCTTCGTATTTTTCTGGCGCCCTAATATCCTCAGGCATTTTTTTCAAGTAGGCTTCATTATCCAAGCACTTGACATATAACCCAACCTGATCCTTTCTGAGAATTATTCTATTTTTATCGCGGTTGTATGCTCCTAACTCATCGTTAGCTAAATCATCAAGCCGAATTTTGGGTGGTTTATAGTTAGTAATGCCGAGTTCTTTTGCAACCTCCGCATAGCAGTTATGAACTATTTCCGAAGCGATCTTTTTTTCTTTTCTTGATTTAAAGAAACCATCAAACAAAGCCATATTATTTATTGGGTTGCTGCGTTTATATTTTTCGAAAATTGTTTTACTCCCCGACCATCCACCAGAAGCCCGCCATTACAAATCCAAGGACTAAAAACATCTCGCGCATGCCGAAAAACCCGATAAGCGCGGCTGCGGTAAGAGGCCCGATAAAATAAGCCACGCAAATGCTGCGAGAAATTGGATAAAATGAGTTCGTCAAAGCGATATTGGTTGAGTCATTAATTACGCTGCAATATCTTCTCAATTTCATTTACAAATACCTTTGCGTCATTCATTGCAAGAAATGCATCGTCTATTTCCGGTTTGTATTCCAATCCATACATAGTTTCATGCCGCTCGATTCGATGGATATTCAGAAAATTGAGGATATTCATAGGTATTTTGTTGGCGTATTTTTCTTTAAGATAAATAAATATTGCAAAATGGCTCTTTTCTTGAATCCCGTCTTTGTAGAGTAAAGCTCGTGAGGCATGAAACATCGCCATGTAAGCCTCAAGAATAGCGAATTGGAAGAAATTTGCTTTAAGGGCCATTTCTCCCTGACTCAGCCTTTCCTTTGCAACATCCATGGATCTTTTGACTTTTTCCATATCCGGAGGAATCTTTCTCAAAAGACGATACTCGAAACAATCATCAACATTTCGCACATTCATCAAATCACGGGTTTTTCTCCATACACACAAATGCCATTGGCTATGACCTCAAGGTAAAACGCTTTATCTGTTTTTGCCTTTTTATTCCAATTACTCCAGCCGAAAACGTGCAGTGATATATCTCTTCTGATTATCTCTTCGAATTTTTCTAAGTCCATATGTTTTTCTTTTCCAATTACCAGTAAATCCGCGTCGCTTTTTTCATCGTCTAATCCCTTTGCCATGGAGCCGAATAACACGATGGATGAAACATTTGATGTATTTTCTGTTAAATGGAGTATTAATCCGGATTTTTGAAGCAGATTCACATTAAAAGCAATTTTCAGATGTTTAAAGAACACATTATTAACATTGGCCTTAAAATATCTCAAGTTGGCACGTTTATCTTCTAGAATAAGCCCTTCTTTAATTAGAAAATCCGCGTATTTTTTTATCGCAAATGGGCTTAGGCCTGTTTTTTTTGCCAATTGCCTTAAATAGACTTCTTGATACGGGTGTTCTAAAAAAAAATGGAGTGTTTTAAAAAGCATTAAGTCTTGCATACGATTGTTTTTATTTTTTAGTATTTATAAGCTTTTGTTTTTATATAAAAACAATTGTTTTTATTATTTTATTAATCATCCAGATAACTGGCAGCAAAGTTATGGATTATTCGTATGTGGGGCAAAAATACATATTTCATTCATCATTTATTTCCTAACCATCCACCAGAAACCCACCATAATTATTGCAAGAACCAGAAACATCTCGCGCATGCCGAAAAGCGAAATCATTGCAGCCGCGCTGAGGGGCCCGAGAAAATGAGCAATGCGTATTGATGTTTTGAATACTGACATGTTCTCGATTATATTGCTTTTCTTTGAGTGCTTGTCAAGTTCCATCTCATTTAGCGGCTCTATTGCCGCAGCGCCCATGAAGGCCAAAAAGAAGAAAAGTATCATTGAGTTGATTGCGCCATAGTTTACATAAATCAAAAATGATGCAATCGTTATTGCAAAAAATCCGAGAGAGATGTATTTTTTTGAGCCTTCTTTTTCTGCGAGCCGGCCTATGGGGTATTCAAGCATGATGTACGGCACAATCATTATTGCAAATATTATTCCTATTTTGCCGAAATCAAAACCCAGGGACATTAATATAATTGGCAGGTACAGAAATGCGACAAAGCTCCAAAAATACAGGCCGAGGTTTGATACGAATATTTTTCTGAGTTTTATATCTGAAAAAAAAATAATTGCGTTTTTTATGCTGTTTTCGGATTCTTTTCGTTTTATGGCGATGTCTCTTATACCCATACTTCCTGAAATGGCATATATTCCTAGGAAAAAAAGGGATGCGTAGGAAAAGACAGTTGTGTAGCTATATGACTTTGCTATTATGCCGCCGTTCAATATCCCCAAGAACATCCCTAAGTTCATGACGGTGAAATATTTCCCTTCTGAACTTCCTAGGTTTTTCTTTTTTGAACTGTTGTTAACAAGAATGCTTAATGCAGTTGTGCAAAGGCATACTGCTACTGCAAGAATTACCTGCACTAGCGCTAGAGCAATAGTGGAATTTATGAGTGTGTATGAAGCGAATACGAATGAGAATAGAATAAGGCCTATCTTGAGATTTTTGAGCACACCCCATTTTTCAAAGAACGTCATTATGTGAAAACTTATGAATATCGCGCTTAGCCCAAAAACAGCAGTTATCAGCCCAACTCCTTCAGGTCCGCCGTATATTTTTTCTGCAAAAATAGGGAAAATGGGTGTGGTTAGCGAAAATGTCATTGTGATAAGAAAGGCTATTATTGCAACTTCAGTTAGCTGCGAGAAATTCATGCGTATTTTTCCCCTGAACATTGTTAATATACTTGGTTTTTGCTTTATATATGGATATGCGCTGTTCGGCAGATTATTAACTTTTTAAGCTAATGACAGTACATGTGCCCAACAATTATTCTTGCGTCAAAATCGAACGGACGGGCGAAAATACTGCGCGAAGCCTGTTTTGCCTTTGATTCAGTGCATGGTAATGTGGACGAATCGGCAATACGTGAAAAGAGTCCTGAAGAGCTCGTGAAAAAACTCGCGCTTGCAAAGGCAGAGGATGTCGCGTTAAAAGCAGATGCTAAAGCAGTTGTAATCGGCGCAGACACAGTCTGCGTTTTTGGCGGAAAATTCATAGGGAAGCCGCGCGATAAAGACGATGCATTCAGAATGCTTTCCGCGTTCTCCGGAAAAACACATATGCTATTCACAGGAATCGCAGTTTTGTGCATGGGGGATAAAAAATCTCTCGTTGATGTTTCGGTTTCCACAGTCACTTTCAGAACCATTTCAAAGGCAGAAATAGACGATTACTTAACGACAGATGATGCGATGAATTTTGCCGGAGGCTACAATATTGATGCGACAAAAAGCATGCGCTTTATCGAAGGCATAAGCGGTTCATATACCGGAGTAATCGGCATGCCGCTCGAGAAATTGGTTCCGATGCTGAAAAAGTGCGGTTTTGATTATTGATGTGGTTTTATGGGTGAAATTGTTAGGCTCGATGAAAATTATCTTGACCAGCTTGCAAAAATTGATTCTGAATCAGGGCACGAAATGGGAAAGGCGCGCCGCGTAACTTTACAAAAATATAAAACCGAATTAATTGAACGATTTAATCGCGGACACGAATTGTTTTTCGGCTACAAAGAAAATGGACTTTTGAAAGGATATGTAACATTAATTCCATTTTTTCCAGGACACAAGCATTGCGAAGTTTATTGGCTTTCTGTGCGTAAAACATTTCAGGGCAAAGGGATAGGAACTGCTCTTATGACATTTATTGAAGATTATGCGCGAAAACTCGGGCTTAGAAAAGTCTGCCTTTATACAAATAAGGAAATGGATGGTGTAAGAAAGTTCTATGAAAAACTCGGTTATGTTTTAATAAATGAGTTCTCTGATTATTATGGATATACTGATGTTTTAAAGAATACTGCGGTGCTTTATGCAAAAGTTTTGTGATTTTAATGAGATGTAATAATGATGCTGAAAAAGCGATCAAAATCCTGAAACGCCTGAAAGGGCTTGGCAAAGAGTTTGTCGTGCTTTCAGACTCGGACAAAAAAGCAATTGCGCAAATGCCCGAAGAAAAAAATCATTTCGTTTCGCTTCGCTCACTCAAAGCTTTTTTATTTTCTTCGAAAATAAAAAATGTAATAAATCGCGGCGTTATTGAAGTGTTGTCGCGCGAAATCACAATCGCGTTTTCGCATAACGAAAAATTTAGGCCGCCTCCGTGCGCCATAGTCCAACTTTTTTGCAAAGGAAAAATTGTCGGGGAAATGAATGATTCTGAAAAGAAGTTTTACAACGGTACGAAAGACGTTGATAATTATATTCTTCCGCCAGTGCCTTTTCCAGAGCTTGACGGAGCGTTCAGCAATGTTTGCTCAGCATCTCCGGGTTATGTTGCAGATGCTTTTTT
This window of the Nanoarchaeota archaeon genome carries:
- a CDS encoding GNAT family N-acetyltransferase, with product MGEIVRLDENYLDQLAKIDSESGHEMGKARRVTLQKYKTELIERFNRGHELFFGYKENGLLKGYVTLIPFFPGHKHCEVYWLSVRKTFQGKGIGTALMTFIEDYARKLGLRKVCLYTNKEMDGVRKFYEKLGYVLINEFSDYYGYTDVLKNTAVLYAKVL
- the maf gene encoding septum formation protein Maf, which codes for MCPTIILASKSNGRAKILREACFAFDSVHGNVDESAIREKSPEELVKKLALAKAEDVALKADAKAVVIGADTVCVFGGKFIGKPRDKDDAFRMLSAFSGKTHMLFTGIAVLCMGDKKSLVDVSVSTVTFRTISKAEIDDYLTTDDAMNFAGGYNIDATKSMRFIEGISGSYTGVIGMPLEKLVPMLKKCGFDY